A region of the Cyanobium usitatum str. Tous genome:
CTTGCCTGGCGTTTCTCGCGCTCCTCTGGCCCCGGCGGCCAAAACGTGAACACCACCGATTCACGGGTGGAGCTGGTGTTTGATCTGGCGGCCTCTCAGGCGCTGCCACCGGCGCTCCAGGCCCGGGCCTTGCGGCGCCTGGAGGGAAAGCTGGTGGATAGCTGTGTGGTGATTGCGGCCAGTGAGCATCGCTCCCAATGGCAAAACCGGGTGGCCGCCCAGCGGCGCTTGGTGGAGCTGCTGCAGGAGGCGATCAAGCCGCCGCCGCCGCCGCGCCGGGCGACTCGGCCCACCCGCGGTTCAGTGCAGCGGCGACTGGCGGCCAAGAAGCAGCGCGGTGTGATCAAGGGGCAGCGGGGCTCGCGACCTCTGCCGGAGGATTGAGCTGTTGGCGGGGTGTCCCTAAATCTGTACAGGTTGTACGGAAGTTGTGAGGCTGTTGCGCTCAAGGCTCAGCAGCCTGGCGTGGGCGTGTTTTCAGCGCGGATCTGGGCCTTGGCCTGCTGCCAGAGGCCTTCGAGTTCGCCGATGCTGCGGCCCTTGAGGTCGCCATCTAGGGCTGTCTCCACCCGGGAGAAGCGATCGAGGAAGCGGCGGTTGGTGCCCGCCAGGCCGGCTTCCGGTTCGATGCCGCACCAGCGGGCCACGTTCACCAGGGTGAACAGCACGTCGCCCAGCTCCTCCTGGGCATGGCGGCGATCCCCGGAGGCCACAGCCTCCTTGAGCTCGTCGAGCTCCTCGTGCACCTTCGCCCACACCCCTGCCATGTCATCCCACTCGAAGCCGGCCGCGGCCGCCTGCTTGGAGATGGTCATGGCGCCGGCCAGGGCTGGTTGGCCGCGCACCTTGCCGGCCAGCCGATCGCTGAGGGGGCTGGTGGAGGGGGCCTGCCGGCGCTCGGCGGCCTTGATCTCCTCCCAGCTGGCCGGCTCGCCACCGCCAAACACATGGGGATGGCGGCGCACCAGCTTGGCGCTAATGCCTGCAGCGATCT
Encoded here:
- the arfB gene encoding alternative ribosome rescue aminoacyl-tRNA hydrolase ArfB; translation: MTIPAVELAWRFSRSSGPGGQNVNTTDSRVELVFDLAASQALPPALQARALRRLEGKLVDSCVVIAASEHRSQWQNRVAAQRRLVELLQEAIKPPPPPRRATRPTRGSVQRRLAAKKQRGVIKGQRGSRPLPED
- the mazG gene encoding nucleoside triphosphate pyrophosphohydrolase, with product MSPQIPPHLEVLAELIAVVARLRDPEGGCPWDLAQTHASLVPYVLEEAHEVADAIRSGDDQHLAEELGDLLLQVVLHAQIASEAGSFDLAQIAAGISAKLVRRHPHVFGGGEPASWEEIKAAERRQAPSTSPLSDRLAGKVRGQPALAGAMTISKQAAAAGFEWDDMAGVWAKVHEELDELKEAVASGDRRHAQEELGDVLFTLVNVARWCGIEPEAGLAGTNRRFLDRFSRVETALDGDLKGRSIGELEGLWQQAKAQIRAENTPTPGC